In the Clostridium gelidum genome, AGTGAAAATTTATATTCACTTATAGAAAGAGAAGGATGTTTGCGTTTATATTTGAAAAAGCAATCATTAAAAGACTTAGACAACCCTGCTTACATAGGCATTAGACAAAAAGACTATCACTATTTAGTATCTACCATGTTGGAATTTGACCCTACTCATGATAATGAAAGTGCAGGAATTGCTATAGTTCAGAGTAATGAATATCATCTGCGATATGAGTATACTAAGAAAAATGGAAAAAAAGTACTACAAATTACTGAATGCAATAATGGGATAGATATATTAATTAATGAAATTCAATTAAATGCTAATAGATTATACTTAAAAATAGTAAGTAGAGGACAAGAATTAGATTTTTATTATGGAACTAATGGTGTAAATTTTGAATTATTAGAAAAGAATGTGTCCAGCATAAATCTAAGTACAGAAATAGCCGGTGGATTTGTAGGATGTACAATTGGAATGTATGTAAGTAGTAATGGCAAATCAACTGATAATTATGCAGATTTTTTTTGGTTTGAGTACAGTCCAATAATAAAATAAATATTGAATTTAAACTTGCAATTTCAAAATAATAATTAATATGGGAACAATTAGGAATAGACACAAGAAATTATTGCAATGAACTGAGTAACATGAAATATGAAGATGGCAAATCATTATCATGCTTGTAAGTGATCATATGATAATCCGCCTCCATCATGAAACCTACGAAAATCTAAAATTTGGATTTTTGTGAATTATTTTATGTAGGAAAATATAGAATTTTGGAAGGAATAATATAAAGTTTCTATGAAAACTAGCGTTGAGAGGCTTAAAATGATAAAGGTAATTATCGATAAAGATATTAAATTTGAGGTGAAAACTATGAATATTAAATTTGATTTATTTCCAGAAGGAAAAACAAAAGCGTTAACTATGAGTTATGATGATGGGCAAATATTTGATAGAAGGTTAATTAGCATATTTAATAAATATGGAATAAAAGGTACTTTTCATTTAAACTCTGGAATCTTAGACAGGGAGACGTTTATTACTAAAGCCGAAGTTGCAGAACTTTATAAAGGTCATGAAGTTTCTGTGCATGCAAAAACTCACCCATTTTTAGATTGTATACCTGTTGAAGCTGTTATAGAAGAAATTATTGAAGATAGAAAATGTTTAGAGTCTTTAGTTGGGTATCCTATAAAAGGAATGTCCTACCCATATGGGGCTTTTAATGAACAGCTGATAAGAACTATTGAAGGTCTTGGAATGCAGTATTCAAGAACTGT is a window encoding:
- a CDS encoding polysaccharide deacetylase family protein is translated as MNIKFDLFPEGKTKALTMSYDDGQIFDRRLISIFNKYGIKGTFHLNSGILDRETFITKAEVAELYKGHEVSVHAKTHPFLDCIPVEAVIEEIIEDRKCLESLVGYPIKGMSYPYGAFNEQLIRTIEGLGMQYSRTVISHHDFYIPENFLAWNATCHHDDNLIELGEKFVHYEFKGKLKLMYVWGHSFEFERNNNWNLIENFCELVSKNSDIWFGTNIEVMRYIKALKKLEFSANGDIVYNPTAITVWISVDDKAIKVNAGEIIRL